The following coding sequences are from one Streptomyces venezuelae window:
- a CDS encoding aminotransferase class V-fold PLP-dependent enzyme: MSVSAVAADSSVCAPLAVLGRDVTVPLVTGGEVTYAALDYAASAPALQRVWDDVAAYAPYYGSVHRGAGYLSQLSTDLFENSRKTVAEFLGCREDDQVVFTRSTTDSLNLLAAALPADCQVFVFETEHHASLLPWRDARVTCLNAPRTPDEAVQTLERALADRDPYGPALVCVTGASNVTGELWPVRELAAAAHAHGARIVLDAAQLAPHHPVSVAELDVDWVAFSGHKLYAPFGSGVLAGRSDWLRAAEPYLAGGGASRKVARRADGGVDVEWHDSAARHEAGSPNVIGVYSIASACKALTDAGFDELVAREQHLIRTVREGLAEVPQVRILSLFGDDAPRVGVISFVVDGWNSSHFAAALSAEYGIGVRDGLFCAHPLVRTLLGSEPDEPGECGAPEAAPGEKSLNAIRVSFGAGTPDEHVERFVRAVKELVADGARWSYRTEDGRCVPDTGAAA, translated from the coding sequence ATGTCTGTGTCCGCCGTTGCCGCCGACTCGTCCGTCTGTGCCCCGCTCGCCGTCCTCGGCCGGGACGTCACCGTTCCGCTGGTCACCGGCGGCGAGGTGACCTACGCGGCGCTCGACTACGCGGCGAGCGCGCCGGCGCTGCAGCGCGTGTGGGACGACGTTGCGGCGTACGCCCCGTACTACGGCAGTGTGCACCGCGGCGCCGGGTACCTCTCGCAGCTGTCGACCGACCTCTTCGAGAACTCCCGGAAGACCGTCGCCGAGTTCCTCGGCTGCCGCGAGGACGACCAGGTCGTCTTCACCCGCTCCACCACCGACTCCCTGAACCTCCTCGCCGCCGCGCTGCCCGCCGACTGCCAGGTCTTCGTCTTCGAGACCGAGCACCACGCCTCGCTGCTGCCGTGGCGGGACGCCCGCGTCACCTGCCTCAACGCGCCGCGCACCCCCGACGAGGCCGTACAGACCCTGGAGCGCGCCCTCGCCGACCGTGACCCCTACGGGCCCGCCCTCGTCTGCGTGACCGGCGCCTCGAACGTCACCGGCGAGCTGTGGCCGGTACGTGAGCTGGCCGCCGCCGCCCACGCGCACGGTGCCCGCATCGTCCTCGACGCCGCGCAGCTCGCGCCCCACCACCCCGTCTCCGTCGCCGAGTTGGACGTCGACTGGGTCGCGTTCTCCGGGCACAAGCTGTACGCGCCCTTCGGCTCCGGCGTCCTCGCGGGCCGCTCCGACTGGCTGCGCGCCGCAGAGCCCTACCTCGCGGGCGGCGGCGCCTCGCGGAAGGTGGCGCGACGCGCTGACGGCGGTGTGGACGTGGAGTGGCACGACAGCGCCGCCCGTCACGAGGCCGGTTCTCCGAACGTCATCGGCGTCTACTCCATCGCCTCCGCCTGCAAGGCGCTCACCGACGCGGGCTTCGACGAGCTCGTCGCCCGCGAGCAGCACCTCATCCGGACGGTCCGCGAGGGCCTCGCCGAGGTGCCGCAGGTGCGGATCCTCTCCCTCTTCGGTGACGACGCGCCGCGCGTGGGCGTCATCTCCTTCGTCGTGGACGGCTGGAACAGCTCGCACTTCGCCGCCGCGCTCTCCGCCGAGTACGGCATCGGCGTACGCGACGGCCTGTTCTGCGCCCACCCGCTGGTGCGCACCCTCCTCGGCAGCGAGCCCGACGAGCCCGGTGAGTGCGGCGCCCCCGAGGCCGCGCCGGGCGAGAAGTCGCTGAACGCGATCCGTGTGAGCTTCGGCGCGGGCACCCCCGACGAGCACGTCGAGCGTTTCGTGCGCGCGGTGAAGGAACTGGTCGCGGACGGTGCGCGCTGGAGCTACCGCACCGAGGACGGCCGGTGCGTGCCCGACACCGGCGCCGCCGCCTGA
- a CDS encoding SLC13 family permease: MTLNLRQAVTLCAALSLCALLAVPGNFPGLSGDARLTLAVFALATCAWIGTPVDDTYIALGAGLALTATGVISSDTLFGTLGDETVWLLICAFVLAAAVARSGLAGRAAAFLVSGAGTVRQLTHLTTAALVVTAFAVPATSGRAALALPVFLALAKVLADRRRLVVMLALLFPTVILLSAVATLIGAGAHLITVSVLWEATGERIGFTQWLLLGLPLAMASSHLAAEAVLLTTTRRADRKEPVRITLDQLQEHSEQPVTGPWEPAETRCALLLATVVALWCSEPLHQVPPAVVALIGAVVAASPALGTVGLKDALRTVPWALLLFMAATMAMGVALADSGAARWLVSGLPLDLPAWLFLAVVVAVSTAAHLVLQSRSARSSVLVPLVVAAAVGAGVNPVAAALASTAAAGFCHTLPASAKPVTLFAGIPDTPTYTPRDLLRLSAVLAPLTAALVLLFAVTLWPLLGVPVR; encoded by the coding sequence GTGACCTTGAACCTGCGGCAGGCCGTGACCCTCTGCGCGGCGCTCAGCCTGTGCGCGCTGCTCGCGGTCCCCGGGAACTTCCCGGGTCTGAGCGGCGACGCCCGTCTCACCCTCGCCGTCTTCGCGCTGGCGACCTGCGCCTGGATCGGCACCCCGGTCGACGACACGTACATCGCGCTCGGCGCGGGCCTCGCCCTCACCGCGACCGGCGTGATCAGCAGCGACACCCTGTTCGGCACCCTCGGCGACGAGACGGTGTGGCTGCTGATCTGCGCCTTCGTGCTCGCGGCCGCCGTGGCGCGCAGCGGGCTCGCGGGGCGGGCGGCGGCGTTCCTGGTCAGCGGCGCGGGCACCGTACGGCAGTTGACGCATCTGACGACGGCGGCGCTGGTCGTGACCGCCTTCGCGGTGCCCGCGACGTCGGGGCGCGCCGCGCTCGCGCTGCCCGTGTTCCTCGCGCTGGCCAAGGTCCTCGCCGACCGAAGGCGACTGGTCGTGATGCTCGCGCTGCTCTTTCCGACCGTGATCCTCCTGTCCGCGGTCGCGACACTGATCGGTGCGGGCGCGCATCTGATCACGGTGTCGGTCCTGTGGGAGGCGACCGGCGAGCGGATCGGCTTCACGCAGTGGCTGCTGCTCGGCCTGCCGCTCGCCATGGCCTCCTCGCATCTGGCGGCCGAGGCCGTCCTGTTGACGACGACGCGGCGCGCCGACCGCAAGGAACCGGTCCGCATCACCCTCGACCAGCTCCAGGAACACAGCGAACAGCCCGTCACCGGCCCCTGGGAGCCCGCCGAGACGCGCTGCGCCCTGCTCCTCGCCACCGTCGTCGCCCTGTGGTGCAGCGAGCCGCTCCACCAGGTGCCGCCCGCCGTCGTCGCGCTGATCGGAGCGGTCGTGGCCGCCTCCCCCGCGCTCGGCACCGTCGGCCTGAAGGACGCGCTCCGGACGGTCCCCTGGGCGCTGCTCCTGTTCATGGCGGCGACGATGGCGATGGGCGTCGCGCTCGCCGACTCGGGGGCGGCGAGGTGGCTGGTGTCCGGACTGCCCCTGGACCTCCCCGCGTGGCTGTTCCTCGCCGTGGTCGTCGCCGTCAGCACGGCAGCGCACCTCGTCCTGCAGTCACGCTCGGCCCGTTCGTCGGTCCTGGTGCCGCTGGTCGTGGCGGCGGCCGTCGGCGCGGGCGTCAACCCGGTCGCCGCGGCCCTCGCCTCCACGGCCGCCGCCGGGTTCTGCCACACCCTGCCCGCCTCCGCGAAGCCCGTCACCCTCTTCGCCGGCATCCCGGACACACCCACCTACACCCCGCGGGACCTCCTGCGGCTCTCCGCCGTCCTCGCGCCGCTGACCGCCGCGCTCGTCCTGCTCTTCGCCGTGACGCTCTGGCCGCTGCTCGGCGTCCCCGTCCGCTGA
- a CDS encoding Lrp/AsnC family transcriptional regulator, with amino-acid sequence MITAIVLIKTSVDRIPEIAESIAALDSVSEVFSVTGTYDLIAMVRVPRHDDLADVIPGRISKIPGVEGTDTHVAFRTYSQHDLEAAFAIGLDS; translated from the coding sequence GTGATCACCGCGATCGTGCTCATCAAGACCAGCGTGGACCGGATTCCGGAGATCGCCGAGTCGATCGCCGCGCTCGACTCGGTCAGCGAGGTCTTCTCCGTGACCGGTACGTACGATCTGATCGCGATGGTGCGCGTGCCGCGCCACGACGATCTGGCGGACGTCATCCCCGGCCGGATCAGCAAGATCCCCGGCGTCGAGGGCACGGACACGCACGTCGCCTTCCGCACGTACTCCCAGCACGACCTGGAAGCGGCCTTCGCGATCGGCCTCGACTCCTGA
- a CDS encoding glycerate kinase, with product MLTRFAIAPSGFKESLSASSAAEAIAAGVRRAVPHADTDLIPLVDGGEGTARALAAASGGRLVALPATGPVGQPIGTHFALLPDGTAVVEMAAVAGLSLVPRDLRDPGATTTYGVGELIRAALDAGARRILVGCGDSGTSDGGAGALQALGARLLDLDGWELPRGGRELTRLNRIDPSGIDPRLADTEIRVACNPYNVLCGERGVARVFGPQKGATPAQVEQLAAALEHWAHLLTRDLHVRADLFEGPGTGASGGLGAGLAALGAALLPRFDVLLDRLDLDARLARADLVITAEGALDHQTPRGKVPAEVARRAKLSGRPVLVLAGTIGAGAHAVRSVGVDAYSSILPAPMSMTEALGRGGEFLTDATERALRMIQLGSRLPLQAAAPVSGTHRPSSVR from the coding sequence GTGCTGACCCGTTTCGCCATCGCCCCCAGCGGCTTCAAGGAGTCGCTGTCCGCGAGCTCCGCGGCCGAGGCCATCGCCGCGGGGGTACGCCGTGCCGTCCCGCACGCCGACACCGATCTGATCCCGCTGGTGGACGGCGGCGAGGGCACGGCCCGCGCGCTGGCGGCGGCGAGCGGCGGCCGTCTCGTCGCGCTGCCCGCGACCGGCCCCGTCGGCCAGCCGATCGGCACCCACTTCGCGCTGCTGCCCGACGGCACGGCGGTCGTCGAGATGGCGGCCGTGGCCGGTCTGTCGCTGGTCCCCCGCGATCTGCGCGACCCGGGCGCCACCACGACGTACGGCGTCGGCGAGCTGATCCGCGCGGCGCTCGACGCGGGTGCCCGCCGCATCCTCGTCGGCTGCGGCGATTCCGGTACGTCCGACGGCGGCGCGGGCGCCCTGCAAGCACTCGGCGCCAGACTCCTGGACCTGGACGGCTGGGAACTGCCGCGCGGCGGCCGGGAGTTGACGCGCCTGAACCGCATCGACCCGAGCGGCATCGACCCGCGTCTCGCGGACACCGAGATCCGCGTGGCCTGCAACCCCTACAACGTCCTGTGCGGCGAGCGCGGCGTCGCCCGCGTCTTCGGCCCCCAGAAGGGCGCGACGCCCGCCCAGGTCGAGCAGCTCGCCGCCGCCCTGGAGCACTGGGCGCACCTCCTCACGCGGGACCTCCACGTGCGCGCCGACCTCTTCGAGGGGCCAGGCACAGGCGCGTCGGGCGGTCTCGGCGCCGGGCTCGCCGCCCTCGGCGCCGCCCTGCTCCCCCGCTTCGACGTCCTGCTCGACCGGCTCGACCTCGACGCGCGGCTCGCCCGTGCCGACCTCGTCATCACCGCGGAGGGCGCCCTCGACCACCAGACGCCGCGCGGCAAGGTCCCCGCCGAGGTCGCCCGCCGCGCCAAGCTCTCCGGCAGGCCCGTCCTGGTCCTCGCGGGCACGATCGGGGCCGGGGCGCACGCCGTGCGCTCCGTCGGCGTCGACGCCTACAGTTCGATCCTGCCCGCCCCGATGTCGATGACCGAGGCGCTCGGCAGGGGCGGCGAGTTCCTCACCGACGCGACGGAGCGGGCCCTGCGGATGATCCAGCTGGGCTCACGCCTGCCCCTTCAGGCGGCGGCGCCGGTGTCGGGCACGCACCGGCCGTCCTCGGTGCGGTAG
- a CDS encoding response regulator transcription factor, whose product MNRILIVEDEDRIASFIEKGLRANGFTTTVVADGESAYDYALTGGFDLIVLDIGLPGKDGFTVLRQLREARVTTPVIVLTARDSVRDTVAGLEGGADDWMTKPFRFEELLARVRLRLRTAAGAPEVTVLRSGEVTLDLRTRRARSAGRTVDLTAREFVLLELFLRHPGQVLSREQILSHVWGYDFDPGSNIVDVYVRALRKKLGSERVETVRGMGYRLPE is encoded by the coding sequence GTGAACCGGATACTGATCGTCGAGGACGAGGACCGCATCGCGTCCTTCATCGAGAAGGGCCTGCGCGCCAACGGCTTCACGACCACCGTGGTAGCCGACGGAGAGAGCGCCTACGACTACGCCCTGACCGGCGGCTTCGACCTGATCGTCCTGGACATCGGCCTGCCGGGCAAGGACGGCTTCACGGTCCTGCGACAGCTGCGCGAGGCCCGGGTGACCACGCCCGTCATCGTGCTGACCGCGCGGGACTCGGTGCGGGACACGGTGGCGGGCCTGGAGGGTGGCGCGGACGACTGGATGACCAAGCCGTTCCGCTTCGAGGAACTCCTGGCCCGGGTGCGGCTGCGGCTGCGCACGGCCGCCGGGGCGCCCGAGGTGACGGTGTTGCGCAGCGGTGAGGTGACACTGGACCTGCGGACCCGCAGGGCACGTTCGGCGGGGCGCACGGTGGATCTGACGGCGCGTGAGTTCGTACTCCTGGAGCTGTTCCTGCGCCATCCGGGGCAGGTGCTCTCGCGGGAGCAGATCCTGTCGCACGTGTGGGGGTACGACTTCGACCCCGGGTCCAACATCGTGGACGTGTACGTGCGCGCGCTGCGCAAGAAGCTGGGGTCGGAGCGGGTCGAGACGGTGCGCGGGATGGGGTACCGGCTGCCGGAGTGA
- a CDS encoding sensor histidine kinase produces the protein MTVALTAVAATTRSVLLRDVDHRIDALLAQETAEFTNLAREGVDPHTGERFTAPDPLLRLFLSRQYADPDEELLGLVGRPGEVPAKKEQSREARIDHPLAEDPAALRAVFASPDATGTVHRDLGEIRWAKVEIGAGAGQPSAAFVVAFHPAGEQAKAGDVFTMLLAISGVALLMTTGIGWAVAGRILRPVRLVRTTAAQLTEQDLTRRIPVQGRDDIAALAETFNGMLDRLERAFAAQREFVDDAGHELRTPITIVRGHLELMGDGPGEREETVRIVTEELDRMSRIVEDLLLLAKAERPDFVAPEPVQLAELTADVFVKARALGDRAWRLVEVADAETPLDPQRITQAMVQLAQNAVQHTAPGQRIGIGSRLRAGRVELYVADSGPGVQPQDAGVIFERFRRGTARRGSRATGAGLGLAIVKAIAESHGGGVELRPTDGGGATFVLVLPQGQPEGAERQ, from the coding sequence ATGACGGTCGCGCTCACGGCGGTCGCGGCGACCACCCGCTCGGTGCTCCTCCGCGACGTCGACCACCGCATCGACGCGCTCCTCGCCCAGGAGACCGCGGAGTTCACCAACCTCGCGCGCGAGGGTGTGGACCCGCACACCGGCGAGCGGTTCACCGCCCCCGACCCGCTCCTGCGGCTCTTCCTGTCCCGGCAGTACGCCGACCCCGACGAGGAACTCCTCGGCCTGGTCGGCCGCCCCGGCGAGGTGCCCGCCAAGAAGGAGCAGTCGCGCGAGGCGCGCATCGACCACCCCCTCGCCGAGGACCCCGCCGCGCTGCGCGCCGTCTTCGCCTCGCCGGACGCGACCGGCACGGTCCACCGCGACCTGGGCGAGATCCGCTGGGCGAAGGTGGAGATCGGGGCGGGCGCGGGGCAGCCGTCCGCCGCGTTCGTCGTCGCCTTCCACCCCGCGGGCGAACAGGCCAAGGCCGGCGACGTGTTCACCATGCTGCTGGCCATCTCCGGCGTCGCGCTCCTGATGACGACGGGCATCGGCTGGGCGGTCGCGGGCCGCATCCTCAGACCGGTGCGCCTGGTGCGCACGACCGCCGCGCAGCTCACCGAGCAGGACCTGACCCGCCGCATCCCGGTCCAGGGCAGAGACGACATCGCGGCGCTCGCCGAGACGTTCAACGGCATGCTGGACCGCCTGGAACGGGCGTTCGCCGCGCAGCGCGAGTTCGTCGACGACGCGGGACACGAACTGCGCACGCCCATCACCATCGTCCGCGGCCATCTGGAGCTGATGGGCGACGGCCCCGGCGAACGCGAGGAGACCGTCCGCATCGTGACGGAGGAGCTCGACCGGATGAGCCGCATCGTCGAGGACCTGCTGCTCCTCGCCAAGGCCGAGCGGCCCGACTTCGTCGCCCCGGAGCCCGTGCAGCTCGCCGAACTCACCGCGGACGTCTTCGTGAAGGCCCGGGCACTCGGCGACCGCGCCTGGCGACTCGTCGAGGTGGCCGACGCCGAGACCCCTCTCGACCCGCAGCGCATCACCCAGGCGATGGTGCAGCTGGCCCAGAACGCCGTGCAGCACACCGCCCCCGGGCAGCGGATCGGCATCGGCTCGCGGCTGCGCGCAGGACGCGTCGAGCTGTACGTCGCCGACAGCGGGCCCGGCGTGCAGCCGCAGGACGCCGGGGTCATCTTCGAGCGGTTCCGCCGCGGCACCGCGCGGCGCGGCTCCCGCGCCACCGGGGCGGGCCTCGGCCTCGCCATCGTCAAGGCCATCGCGGAGAGCCACGGGGGCGGCGTCGAGCTGCGGCCCACGGACGGCGGCGGCGCCACGTTCGTACTCGTACTCCCCCAGGGGCAGCCGGAAGGGGCGGAGCGGCAGTGA
- a CDS encoding rhomboid family intramembrane serine protease, whose product MIATWGTKAGRLLKGESATVTYGLIAVCCVIFVISPVSGFNPSYGRGNELLAAQQAYFERWGVVPVELFKGVPGAALGPFTALFVHGSWLHLLGNMLFLYVFGAMVEERMGHLLYAFFYVCCGYLALLAYAAAHAGSDQTLVGASGAISAVLGAFLYLFPKARVTSLFPFLFFLPLRFPAWVVLPFWVALQWLAAGQGGKGTGVAYLAHLVGFSLGFLFAWGWSLRRTRVHVKGSAPATEGDSQP is encoded by the coding sequence ATGATCGCCACATGGGGTACGAAGGCGGGCCGGCTGCTCAAGGGAGAGTCCGCCACGGTGACGTACGGACTGATCGCCGTCTGCTGCGTGATCTTCGTGATCTCGCCGGTGTCCGGGTTCAATCCCTCGTACGGCAGGGGCAACGAACTGCTCGCCGCGCAGCAGGCCTACTTCGAGCGGTGGGGCGTCGTCCCCGTCGAGCTCTTCAAGGGCGTCCCGGGCGCCGCCCTCGGACCGTTCACCGCTCTGTTCGTGCACGGGAGCTGGCTGCACCTGCTCGGCAACATGCTGTTCCTGTACGTGTTCGGGGCCATGGTCGAGGAACGCATGGGGCACCTCCTGTACGCGTTCTTCTACGTCTGCTGCGGCTACCTCGCCCTGCTCGCCTACGCCGCCGCGCACGCGGGTTCCGACCAGACGCTCGTGGGGGCGTCCGGGGCGATCTCCGCCGTCCTCGGCGCCTTCCTCTATCTCTTCCCTAAGGCGCGCGTCACCAGCCTCTTCCCGTTCCTCTTCTTCCTGCCGCTGCGCTTTCCCGCATGGGTGGTGCTGCCGTTCTGGGTGGCGCTGCAGTGGCTGGCGGCGGGGCAGGGCGGCAAGGGCACGGGGGTGGCCTATCTGGCGCACCTCGTGGGCTTCTCGCTCGGGTTCCTCTTCGCGTGGGGGTGGAGTCTGCGGAGGACTAGAGTGCATGTGAAAGGCAGCGCACCGGCCACCGAGGGAGACAGCCAGCCGTGA
- a CDS encoding small secreted hydrophilic protein, whose amino-acid sequence MVFSHRMAALAAVVAIPLGIATTSYLLSDSPEQPKAPPKVELESDSPSSEPAPPRPAPSDEKVSPPPVSENPSNDDSGNSGNTGNTGNSDEDDSDDGSSGGGGDQDDDGPGDDG is encoded by the coding sequence ATGGTCTTCTCCCACCGCATGGCCGCCCTGGCCGCGGTCGTCGCGATCCCGCTCGGCATCGCCACGACCAGCTACCTCCTGTCGGACAGCCCCGAGCAGCCCAAGGCCCCGCCCAAGGTGGAGCTGGAGAGCGACTCGCCGTCCTCGGAGCCGGCCCCTCCACGGCCCGCCCCGAGCGACGAGAAAGTGTCCCCGCCGCCGGTGAGTGAGAACCCCTCGAACGATGACAGCGGAAACAGCGGAAACACCGGGAACACCGGAAACAGCGACGAAGACGACAGCGACGACGGCAGCAGCGGCGGCGGGGGCGACCAGGACGACGACGGGCCCGGCGACGACGGATGA
- the trpD gene encoding anthranilate phosphoribosyltransferase has product MNAVIPAGGDTAADRSWPDVLNGLLDGRDQSADDTAWAMDRIMRGEATDAQIAGFVVALRAKGETVEEISGLVRAMYAHANVIDVPGPSVDIVGTGGDGAKTVNISTMSAIVVAGTGAKVVKHGNRAASSASGASDVLEKLGVNLDLTPQRVVEVADEAGVTFCFAVKFHPALRHAGGARSQLGIRTVFNLLGPLTNPAKVRAQAVGVADPRMAPIVAGVFAERGNSSLVFRGDDGLDELTTTATSRIWVVRDGSVREEAFDPRDVGIDLVPVEALRGADASYNAEVALRLLDGETGPVRDAVLLNSAAALVALAPTDQPLVEQIGAGMAKAAQAIDSGAAKRALERWVSASNR; this is encoded by the coding sequence ATGAACGCTGTGATCCCCGCAGGAGGCGACACCGCGGCGGACCGTTCCTGGCCCGACGTACTGAACGGCCTCCTCGACGGGCGCGACCAGAGCGCCGACGACACGGCCTGGGCCATGGACCGCATCATGCGCGGCGAGGCCACCGACGCGCAGATCGCCGGGTTCGTGGTCGCCCTGCGCGCCAAGGGCGAGACCGTCGAGGAGATCTCCGGTCTGGTGCGCGCCATGTACGCGCACGCCAACGTCATCGACGTGCCGGGCCCGAGCGTCGACATCGTCGGCACCGGCGGCGACGGCGCCAAGACCGTCAACATCTCGACCATGTCCGCGATCGTCGTCGCGGGCACCGGCGCGAAGGTCGTCAAGCACGGCAACCGCGCCGCCTCCAGCGCGTCCGGCGCCTCCGACGTCCTGGAGAAGCTCGGCGTCAACCTGGACCTCACCCCCCAGCGGGTGGTCGAGGTCGCCGATGAGGCGGGCGTCACCTTCTGCTTCGCCGTGAAGTTCCATCCCGCGCTGCGCCACGCGGGCGGCGCCCGCAGCCAGCTCGGCATCCGCACCGTCTTCAACCTGCTCGGCCCGCTCACCAACCCGGCGAAGGTGCGCGCCCAGGCGGTCGGTGTCGCCGACCCGCGGATGGCGCCCATCGTGGCCGGGGTCTTCGCCGAGCGGGGCAACTCGTCCCTCGTCTTCCGCGGCGACGACGGGCTCGACGAACTGACGACGACCGCGACCTCGCGGATCTGGGTGGTGCGGGACGGGTCCGTGCGCGAGGAGGCGTTCGACCCGCGGGACGTCGGGATCGACCTGGTGCCCGTCGAGGCGCTGCGGGGCGCCGACGCCTCGTACAACGCGGAGGTGGCGCTGCGGCTGCTCGACGGGGAGACCGGGCCGGTGCGGGACGCCGTGCTGTTGAACTCGGCGGCGGCGCTGGTCGCCCTCGCGCCCACCGATCAGCCCCTGGTGGAACAGATCGGCGCCGGCATGGCGAAGGCGGCGCAGGCGATCGACTCGGGGGCCGCCAAGCGGGCCCTGGAGCGCTGGGTGTCCGCCAGCAACCGCTGA